In the genome of Xanthomonas translucens pv. cerealis, one region contains:
- a CDS encoding ABC transporter ATP-binding protein: MASSESNVVQLSGVRIDRGGRAILRDVSLAVPRGSITAVLGPSGSGKSTLLAALTGELVPVAGSVEVFGQALPRGSRALRETRKSIGVLLQGNGLLTDLSVAENVALPLRAHTRLPEPVLQRLVALKLHAVGLLAAADAWPRELSGGMARRVALARALALDPPLMIYDEPLTGLDPIASGVIMSLIQRLNDTLGLTSIIVSHHVHETLPICDQAVAIANGGVVFAGTPDALQASADPLLQQFLHGRPDGPIPFDAPPRARSAA, from the coding sequence ATGGCGTCTTCCGAATCCAATGTGGTGCAGTTGTCGGGCGTGCGCATCGACCGTGGCGGCCGCGCGATCCTGCGCGATGTCTCGCTGGCCGTGCCGCGCGGCAGCATCACCGCCGTGCTCGGCCCGTCGGGCAGCGGCAAATCGACCCTGCTGGCGGCGCTGACCGGCGAGCTGGTGCCGGTCGCCGGTTCGGTCGAGGTGTTCGGCCAGGCGCTGCCGCGCGGCAGCCGCGCGCTGCGCGAAACCCGCAAGAGCATTGGCGTGCTACTGCAGGGCAACGGCCTGCTCACCGACCTGAGCGTGGCCGAGAACGTGGCGCTGCCGCTGCGCGCCCATACCCGCCTGCCCGAGCCGGTGCTGCAACGGCTGGTGGCGCTGAAGCTGCACGCGGTGGGCCTGCTCGCCGCCGCCGACGCCTGGCCGCGCGAGCTGTCCGGCGGCATGGCGCGGCGCGTGGCGCTGGCCCGCGCGTTGGCCCTGGACCCGCCGCTGATGATCTACGACGAACCGCTGACCGGCCTGGACCCGATCGCCTCCGGGGTGATCATGAGCCTGATCCAGCGCCTCAACGATACCCTGGGCCTGACCAGCATCATCGTCAGCCACCACGTCCACGAAACCCTGCCGATCTGCGACCAGGCGGTGGCCATCGCCAACGGCGGGGTGGTCTTCGCCGGCACCCCGGACGCGCTGCAGGCCAGCGCCGACCCGCTGCTGCAACAGTTCCTGCACGGCCGCCCGGACGGCCCGATCCCGTTCGATGCGCCGCCGCGCGCGCGGAGTGCCGCCTGA
- a CDS encoding MlaA family lipoprotein, whose translation MNVLRILTSLALAAALGACAGAPKRPPPPPAATAVQATPADTAVADSATGAAMAPATDAQPPQADAPIAGDATAAAASAPPTGGAATAAEDDYAALYASDPYNPVADATLPAGVTVPQSFDPWEKYNRKVHTFNNVVDRAVARPLARAYVNVVPRPVRLGVTNFFDNLSSPLTMVNQLLQGRPLQAGQTLGRFVMNSTLGIVGIFDPASDAKLPRRSEDFGQTLGAWGWRRSRYVELPLFGPRTVRDVFGLAGDAPLSPLRQIEEDTVRIGLQGLQLVDTRAQLLSLDSMRDNAPDEYQLTRDAWMQRRTYQIEGDLRSHNKRQDNDLPDYLREEETNPTVPVDAMPIPEWRGGSR comes from the coding sequence ATGAACGTGCTGCGTATCCTCACTTCCCTGGCCCTGGCCGCCGCGCTGGGCGCCTGCGCCGGCGCCCCCAAGCGCCCCCCGCCGCCGCCAGCCGCGACCGCGGTGCAGGCGACGCCCGCCGACACGGCGGTTGCCGATAGCGCCACCGGTGCGGCCATGGCACCGGCCACCGACGCCCAGCCGCCGCAGGCCGATGCCCCGATCGCCGGCGACGCGACGGCCGCAGCGGCGAGCGCGCCGCCGACCGGCGGTGCGGCCACCGCGGCCGAAGACGACTACGCCGCGCTGTACGCCAGCGACCCGTACAACCCGGTCGCCGATGCGACCCTGCCGGCCGGCGTCACCGTGCCGCAGAGCTTCGATCCGTGGGAGAAGTACAACCGCAAGGTGCACACGTTCAACAACGTGGTCGACCGTGCCGTGGCGCGGCCGCTGGCGCGCGCCTACGTCAACGTGGTGCCGCGGCCGGTACGGCTGGGGGTGACCAACTTCTTCGACAACCTCAGTTCGCCGCTGACCATGGTCAACCAGCTGCTGCAGGGCCGGCCGTTGCAGGCCGGGCAGACCCTGGGCCGGTTCGTGATGAACAGTACGCTGGGCATCGTCGGCATCTTCGATCCGGCCAGCGACGCCAAGCTGCCGCGGCGCAGCGAGGACTTCGGCCAGACCCTGGGCGCCTGGGGCTGGCGCCGTTCGCGCTACGTGGAGCTGCCGCTGTTCGGGCCGCGCACGGTGCGCGACGTGTTCGGCCTGGCCGGCGACGCGCCGCTATCGCCGCTGCGGCAGATCGAGGAGGACACCGTGCGCATTGGCCTGCAGGGCCTGCAATTGGTGGATACGCGCGCGCAGCTGCTGTCGCTGGACAGCATGCGCGACAACGCGCCGGACGAGTACCAGCTGACCCGCGACGCGTGGATGCAGCGCCGCACTTACCAGATCGAAGGCGACCTGCGCAGCCACAACAAGCGCCAGGACAACGATCTGCCCGACTATCTGCGCGAGGAAGAGACCAATCCGACCGTGCCGGTGGACGCGATGCCGATCCCGGAGTGGCGCGGCGGCAGTCGCTGA
- a CDS encoding MlaE family lipid ABC transporter permease subunit, whose amino-acid sequence MGAVASIRALGRAGLFSITVLRGSLPTRDFLAELVREIYKVGARSLPIIAVGGAFVGLVLTLQGYRTLQTYGASDALSTLLGLSLYRELAPVLTALLFIGRAGSSIAAELGLMRATDQIKALELMAIDPVAKAVAPRFWAAVLTVPLLTGIFCSLAISASYFEAVHVLGLDKGTFWSALSSSVDFWDDFGVAMLKSAVFGGTAALVASYVGFHAEPTIEGTSVATTRAVVNASLLVLMFNFVLSALLFQ is encoded by the coding sequence ATGGGCGCCGTCGCCTCGATCCGCGCGCTGGGCCGCGCCGGGTTGTTCTCGATCACCGTGCTGCGCGGCTCGCTGCCGACCCGCGATTTCCTGGCCGAACTGGTCCGGGAGATCTACAAGGTCGGCGCGCGCTCGCTGCCGATCATCGCCGTCGGCGGCGCCTTCGTTGGCCTGGTGCTGACCCTGCAGGGCTACCGTACGCTGCAGACCTACGGCGCCTCCGATGCGCTGTCCACGCTGCTGGGGCTGTCGCTGTACCGCGAGCTGGCGCCGGTGCTGACCGCCTTGCTGTTCATCGGCCGCGCCGGCAGTTCGATCGCCGCCGAACTGGGGCTGATGCGCGCCACCGACCAGATCAAGGCGCTGGAGTTGATGGCGATAGACCCGGTGGCCAAGGCGGTGGCGCCGCGCTTCTGGGCGGCGGTGCTGACCGTGCCGCTGCTGACCGGCATCTTCTGCTCGCTGGCGATCAGCGCCAGCTACTTCGAAGCGGTGCATGTGCTGGGCCTGGACAAGGGCACGTTCTGGTCGGCGCTGTCGAGCAGCGTGGATTTCTGGGACGACTTTGGCGTGGCGATGCTGAAGTCGGCGGTGTTCGGCGGCACCGCGGCATTGGTGGCCTCGTATGTGGGCTTCCACGCCGAGCCGACCATCGAAGGCACCTCGGTGGCCACCACCCGCGCGGTGGTGAACGCCTCGCTGCTGGTACTGATGTTCAATTTCGTGCTGTCGGCGCTGCTGTTCCAGTAA
- a CDS encoding MlaC/ttg2D family ABC transporter substrate-binding protein: MTNTLLSAALAAALAVAAPAVALAQAAPAAAAAQQGSASKVVLDNSTRILTTLEQRRAEFKNNNTALKKFINSEMDTSFDRDYAARLVLGVHGRGASDADVKLFADAMADNLMQRYGTSLLTFEGKPQVRVKSETPLPGGRGAKVSTELLRSGGDPIPVDYLLRNNGGSWKIFDVMVEGVSYVQTFRNQFDTPLRTKSIPQVAADLRNGAMQVAPASTSGK; encoded by the coding sequence ATGACCAACACACTGCTTTCCGCCGCTCTCGCCGCCGCCCTGGCCGTCGCCGCACCCGCCGTCGCGCTGGCCCAGGCCGCGCCTGCCGCTGCCGCCGCGCAGCAGGGTTCGGCCAGCAAGGTCGTGCTCGACAACAGCACCCGCATCCTGACCACGCTGGAACAGCGCCGCGCCGAGTTCAAGAACAACAATACCGCGCTCAAGAAGTTCATCAACAGCGAGATGGACACGTCCTTCGACCGCGACTACGCCGCGCGCCTGGTGCTGGGCGTGCATGGCCGCGGCGCCTCCGATGCCGACGTCAAGCTGTTCGCCGACGCGATGGCCGACAACCTGATGCAGCGCTACGGCACCTCCCTGCTGACCTTCGAAGGCAAGCCGCAGGTGCGGGTGAAGTCGGAAACCCCACTGCCGGGCGGCCGCGGCGCCAAGGTCTCGACCGAACTGCTGCGCAGCGGCGGCGACCCGATCCCGGTCGACTACCTGCTGCGCAATAACGGCGGCAGCTGGAAGATCTTCGACGTGATGGTGGAAGGCGTGTCCTACGTGCAGACCTTCCGCAATCAGTTCGACACGCCGCTGCGCACCAAGTCGATCCCGCAGGTCGCGGCCGATCTGCGCAACGGCGCGATGCAGGTGGCACCGGCGAGCACCAGTGGCAAGTGA
- the mlaD gene encoding outer membrane lipid asymmetry maintenance protein MlaD: MAIRGPRLEFAVGAFLLLGLASLLVLALASTNRQWGFGGGRYELTARFSQIGQLRQQAPVKIGGVIIGQVAKIELDPAKFDSVVTLAIDDRYKDLPADTSAGILTSGLLGESYVGLQPGGDPDTLKPGQEIAFTQPAVDLIQLVGKYMFGGGSGSGGNAGATPAAASSANTATPSTETEPKP, encoded by the coding sequence ATGGCTATCCGTGGTCCCCGTCTCGAGTTCGCCGTCGGCGCCTTCCTGCTGCTGGGCCTGGCCTCGCTGCTGGTGCTGGCGCTCGCCTCCACCAACCGCCAATGGGGTTTCGGCGGCGGCCGCTACGAGCTGACCGCGCGCTTCTCGCAGATCGGCCAGCTGCGCCAGCAGGCGCCGGTGAAGATCGGCGGGGTGATCATCGGCCAGGTGGCGAAGATCGAGCTGGATCCGGCCAAGTTCGACTCGGTGGTGACCCTGGCCATCGACGACCGCTACAAGGACCTGCCGGCGGACACCTCGGCTGGCATCCTGACCAGCGGCCTGCTCGGCGAGAGCTATGTCGGCCTGCAGCCCGGCGGCGACCCCGACACGCTCAAGCCCGGCCAGGAAATCGCCTTCACCCAGCCGGCGGTGGACCTGATCCAGCTGGTCGGCAAGTACATGTTCGGCGGCGGCAGCGGCAGCGGCGGTAACGCCGGCGCGACGCCCGCTGCCGCATCCTCCGCGAACACCGCCACTCCCTCTACGGAAACGGAACCCAAGCCATGA
- a CDS encoding STAS domain-containing protein, giving the protein MASEPRLRRDGDTLALSGVLDRAAATALWPAALPLLAGARALDLREVSRVDSAGLALLAELAARLRAQGQAQVAIHGAPAGLTELSAAYRLAPTLDFQSPPAAS; this is encoded by the coding sequence GTGGCAAGTGAGCCACGCCTGCGCCGCGACGGCGACACGCTCGCGCTGAGCGGCGTGCTCGACCGCGCCGCGGCCACCGCGCTGTGGCCGGCGGCGCTTCCGCTGCTGGCCGGCGCGCGGGCGCTGGATCTGCGCGAGGTATCACGGGTGGACAGCGCCGGCCTGGCGCTGCTCGCCGAACTGGCCGCACGCCTGCGTGCGCAGGGCCAGGCCCAGGTTGCCATCCATGGCGCCCCTGCCGGCCTGACCGAATTGAGCGCCGCCTACCGGCTGGCGCCGACCCTGGATTTCCAATCTCCCCCGGCGGCGAGCTGA
- the recC gene encoding exodeoxyribonuclease V subunit gamma: MHAPSAPDFRLYPSNALDTLAALLAEELRRPVPEQPLLAPEVVLIPQVAMRRWLQSTLAAAHGVAANLEFLTPGEFVARALDANLGPAADDLDMATTQWRLYAALQADLGSDAALAPLAGYLADGDALKPWALAGELGNVFEKYQAWRRDWLLRWESGADADDPQARLWRRIASGRQYRARRIGQYLDRYAQPDGPLPQGLPTRLFAFAILNISPDVLRVLATQARVGTLHFYLPTPTQGYWGDLQTLWQRRREDGAVDLFAAQVQENPLLQAWGAAGRDFMALVGDYEVVHPLAEIAVYADPLASGQRPLAAGGLGDSLLRRMQSDLFQRRAPAVPPPLPQVDLVDPSLQLHACHTRLRELQVLHDQLRALLDDPRFDPPLQPREIAVLSPDIDPYVPYLDAVFGGHGRDDALPYALADASPLASEPLAEVFLSLLGLPLSRFGLYEILDLLASAPLAEAAGLDETGLERLRGWLHAAGVRWGLDAAHRHQHQAPTDDAYTWRFALDRLLLGHASGAEDDIAGVAPWPQLEGSALAALDTLLRLLRVLDRHQAMLAEPMAPADWRECLLGLLDALIPQAPSAPRAQRALERLRSLIDQFARDAARAEYAGKVSAEVVRAHFAAVLGESDTRAPLLTGGISFGRMVPMRLLPFRVICLLGMNDGDFPRRDPAAGLNRLTAELGSARRRHGDRSTREDDRFLFLQLFASAQDVFYLSYLGADARDGSVREPSVLVSELLASAAHYHADPRAIDTLVVRHPLQPFAAAAFGALGEDGADPRRFSYRRQWRPAVDSLAGQRQALPPWVAAALPADDMAQPTSISIDDLRRLFADPAGQFLRHRLGMRLPDPAGEDSDLEPLLAPGSGLDQYGLQQQVLEAALTDNTDGLYARLRARALLPSGPLGRRLLDERLRQLRPYAQAFAQWRGDAPAQSQRLQVRIDGIELHGRLPDWYASGVGRVQVGALSGRATIRHGLEWLLLRAAGERVPFVRFFEDDDGLGPHPMQGEAAEPLSQAQAQAALADLLRLYRHGLQAPLAFAPYSGWKYHQAARNGDLDKAIKDAAAQWQASFGWSEADTPELRLVHRGHDPFADAQRFAEFAATSHTLYSLLERGSADGALDPARLAESWRQWRGAQEDAE; this comes from the coding sequence ATGCACGCCCCTTCCGCGCCCGATTTCCGCCTGTACCCGTCCAACGCGCTGGATACCCTGGCCGCCCTGCTCGCCGAGGAACTGCGCCGGCCGGTGCCGGAGCAGCCGTTGCTGGCGCCGGAGGTGGTGCTGATCCCGCAGGTGGCGATGCGGCGCTGGCTGCAGTCCACGCTGGCGGCCGCGCACGGCGTCGCCGCCAACCTGGAATTTCTGACGCCCGGCGAATTCGTCGCGCGCGCGTTGGACGCCAACCTCGGCCCGGCCGCCGACGATCTGGACATGGCCACCACCCAGTGGCGGCTGTACGCTGCGCTGCAGGCCGATCTCGGCAGCGATGCGGCGCTGGCACCGCTGGCCGGCTACCTGGCCGATGGCGACGCGCTCAAACCCTGGGCGCTGGCCGGCGAGCTGGGCAACGTGTTCGAGAAATACCAGGCCTGGCGCCGCGACTGGCTGCTGCGCTGGGAAAGCGGCGCCGATGCCGACGATCCGCAGGCGCGGCTGTGGCGCCGGATCGCCAGCGGCCGCCAGTACCGCGCGCGCCGCATCGGCCAGTATCTGGACCGCTACGCGCAGCCCGACGGCCCGCTGCCGCAAGGCCTGCCGACGCGGCTGTTCGCCTTCGCCATCCTCAACATCTCGCCCGACGTGCTGCGCGTCCTCGCCACTCAGGCGCGCGTGGGCACGCTGCACTTCTACCTGCCCACACCGACCCAGGGCTACTGGGGCGACCTGCAGACGCTGTGGCAGCGCCGTCGCGAGGATGGCGCGGTCGACCTGTTCGCCGCGCAGGTGCAGGAAAACCCGCTGCTGCAGGCCTGGGGCGCGGCCGGGCGCGACTTCATGGCGCTGGTCGGCGACTACGAAGTGGTGCATCCGCTGGCCGAGATCGCGGTCTACGCCGATCCGCTGGCCTCCGGCCAGCGCCCGCTCGCCGCCGGCGGCCTCGGCGACAGCCTGCTGCGGCGCATGCAGAGCGATCTGTTCCAGCGCCGCGCGCCGGCCGTGCCGCCGCCGTTGCCGCAGGTGGATCTGGTCGATCCCAGCCTGCAACTGCACGCCTGCCATACCCGCCTGCGCGAACTGCAGGTGCTGCACGACCAGCTGCGCGCGCTGCTCGACGACCCGCGTTTCGATCCGCCGCTGCAGCCGCGCGAGATCGCGGTGCTGTCGCCGGACATCGACCCGTACGTGCCGTACCTGGACGCGGTGTTCGGCGGCCACGGCCGCGACGACGCGCTGCCCTACGCGCTGGCCGACGCCAGCCCGCTGGCCAGCGAGCCGCTGGCCGAAGTGTTCCTGAGCCTGCTCGGACTGCCGCTGTCGCGCTTCGGCCTGTACGAGATCCTCGACCTGCTGGCCAGCGCGCCGCTCGCCGAGGCCGCCGGGCTGGACGAAACCGGGCTGGAACGCCTGCGCGGCTGGCTGCACGCCGCCGGCGTGCGCTGGGGCCTGGATGCCGCGCATCGGCACCAGCACCAGGCGCCTACCGACGACGCCTACACCTGGCGTTTCGCGCTGGACCGGCTGCTGCTCGGCCACGCCAGCGGCGCCGAGGACGACATCGCCGGGGTGGCGCCGTGGCCGCAGCTGGAAGGCAGCGCCCTGGCCGCGCTGGACACGTTGCTGCGGCTGTTGCGCGTGCTCGACCGCCACCAGGCCATGCTGGCCGAGCCGATGGCCCCGGCCGACTGGCGCGAATGCCTGCTCGGCCTGCTCGATGCGCTGATCCCGCAGGCACCTTCGGCGCCGCGCGCGCAACGCGCGTTGGAACGGTTGCGCAGCCTGATCGACCAGTTCGCCCGCGACGCCGCGCGCGCCGAGTACGCCGGCAAGGTCTCGGCCGAAGTGGTGCGCGCGCATTTCGCTGCGGTGCTGGGCGAATCGGACACCCGCGCGCCGCTGCTCACCGGCGGCATCAGCTTCGGCCGCATGGTGCCGATGCGCCTGCTGCCGTTCCGCGTCATTTGCCTGCTCGGCATGAACGACGGCGACTTCCCGCGCCGCGACCCGGCCGCCGGCCTCAACCGCCTCACCGCCGAACTCGGCAGCGCACGCCGCCGCCACGGCGACCGTTCCACCCGCGAGGACGACCGCTTCCTGTTCCTGCAGCTGTTCGCCTCGGCGCAGGACGTGTTCTACCTCAGCTATCTCGGCGCCGACGCGCGCGACGGCAGCGTGCGCGAGCCGTCGGTGCTGGTCAGCGAACTGCTGGCGAGCGCGGCGCACTACCACGCCGATCCCCGGGCCATCGACACGCTGGTCGTGCGCCACCCGCTGCAACCGTTCGCCGCCGCCGCGTTCGGTGCGCTTGGCGAAGACGGCGCCGATCCGCGCCGCTTCAGCTATCGCCGGCAATGGCGGCCGGCGGTGGACAGCCTGGCCGGGCAGCGCCAGGCGCTGCCGCCGTGGGTGGCCGCTGCGTTGCCCGCCGACGATATGGCGCAGCCAACGAGCATTTCGATCGACGACCTGCGCCGCCTGTTCGCCGATCCGGCCGGGCAGTTCCTGCGCCATCGCTTGGGCATGCGCCTGCCCGACCCGGCCGGCGAGGACAGCGACCTGGAGCCGTTGCTGGCGCCTGGCAGCGGCCTGGACCAGTACGGCTTGCAGCAACAGGTGCTGGAGGCCGCGCTGACCGACAACACCGATGGGCTGTACGCACGCCTGCGCGCCCGCGCGCTGCTGCCGTCCGGGCCGTTGGGCCGGCGCCTGCTCGACGAACGCCTGCGCCAGCTGCGCCCGTACGCGCAGGCGTTCGCGCAGTGGCGCGGTGACGCACCGGCGCAGTCGCAACGGTTGCAGGTGCGGATCGACGGCATCGAGCTGCATGGCCGCCTGCCCGACTGGTACGCGAGCGGGGTAGGGCGGGTGCAGGTCGGCGCACTCAGCGGCCGCGCGACGATCCGCCACGGCCTGGAATGGCTGCTGCTGCGTGCCGCTGGCGAACGCGTGCCGTTCGTGCGCTTCTTCGAAGACGACGACGGCCTCGGCCCGCATCCCATGCAGGGGGAAGCGGCCGAACCGCTGTCGCAGGCGCAGGCGCAGGCGGCGCTGGCCGACCTGCTGCGGCTGTATCGGCATGGCCTGCAGGCGCCGCTGGCGTTCGCCCCGTACAGCGGCTGGAAATACCACCAAGCCGCGCGCAACGGCGACCTCGACAAGGCGATCAAGGACGCCGCCGCGCAATGGCAAGCCAGCTTCGGCTGGAGCGAAGCGGACACGCCGGAACTGCGCCTGGTGCATCGCGGCCACGACCCGTTCGCCGATGCGCAGCGCTTCGCCGAATTCGCTGCCACCAGCCACACGCTGTATTCCCTGCTCGAACGCGGCAGCGCCGACGGCGCGCTCGATCCGGCACGGCTGGCCGAAAGCTGGCGGCAGTGGCGCGGCGCGCAGGAGGATGCCGAATGA